The DNA sequence tcatttattaataaaatgatgaaaatgaaacttGACAAAATAATGGGGGTCAGAAAAGACTAAAAAACATTGGTAAACGTCTTTGGATAAGTattatgcaatctgacccccAGCAAAATCTAACATAAAGATATATGGGGGCCAAAAACATGACCCCCAACAAACATCACATAAAATTATATGGGAATCAACTAATCTGTTATCTAAACAACACAACCTGCTTGatatagaaataattaaataatcaTAAGATAAAGACAAATTGATCATTATTTACCATTTATTCCTTTAAACAATACACTTAACTGTCAAAGGACAGTTAAAGTACACAACGCATGttacaaaactttttttcagcaaaattaatttttttatgcttaaatctattttacatgtgttttaaatggagtgttttgtgtagttttcgagtttgaacgCGATGAAATTCAAAGCTATTTCGATaatttacgcgccattatctgtgacgtcatatgcgacctcgaccGAGGTCTGAAAACAATTGTTTTAAgctatttcataaacagattagatttaatcgacagaAAGCCAAtcatcacgttaacggcttgtaaatagcATTGTATTATGTGTTTTATGCTGTTTAAGGGTCTAATAGCTGTCCGTAGAAAGCATCTTATTAGACACaacaaagacaaaatgcatataattgtgtatactttggaaacatgcgatgtgttctttaaatgtgcatatttttctttcaaaatattaatcTGTCCACTTCGTCTGGTTTGAGGGCAGAGCATTGGGCCGTAACAATATCTCCTGCGCAAGAAAACACACACGTTCACTGGGATCAGAAGTGAGCCAAGTAAGTTTGACTCGTTATAAAGAATGATATGTTGAAGAAgttcataatgttttaaaactacagggaatacAACTCGCTGTAGTTAACGTTCTAAAATTACTTCGCATCGGTTGTGGAACTTCAGTGGAAGAGCATTCGCTTCGTACACAACAGAGAGGTCGTGATTtcaagccccgctcgtgccatggctgcatcaaactgACGacgtaaatatacatgtaggtagtgattgtaccTTTGCCAAACCCTCTGATTTAAaggtgagaatcatgggtctttcgggTATGACCTTACAAACAGAGGTCCTTTGAAGCGGTTGccgttggcacattaaagagCCATCACTGCTACGGCTGTAAACGCCAAGCGTGGGaagatacttcacctacaattCTTGACGGGACGTGGAATCAGGTCttttggaggagtaagcatcccctgtcgaccggtcgtacccgccgtgagccctatatcttgatcggataaacggagtaatccgtagtcaaaatcagtgtactaagaacggcctaaccatTGGTATGTAATGGcagtcagcatttgacccatgtACAGTTTGTATCGCAAACTAGATTGTTGTAACGATCATAGGATTtttaaaacgagactgttgaaacctctgtaacatcaacatgtgcctgcctcgatttaaaaactgaccatacgcagaacatgatCATGcgtagagagatacatgtataaacaccatatgcaggtggcaATGAAATATGGCTACATAGAGATGGGAAGATGACAATGGAGAAGCAGAAGTCATCCCGTTTTGCCATAAGGTTGTGTTGTTAGTATGCCATTAACAGCTCCACGAATGTTGAATGAAATATctgagtatgaagcagatgtagGAAACATTACCATGTCCCTATATTAGGACTGTACATGGTGCATTTGGTTGATAGCAAAACTcgttctgatttttttttcgagAACGAACTTTTTTTTCATGGCCACGAATTAAATAATTAACATAATGCCCTTTTGTTGAGAAACTTTTAAATAATAAGATTTTTATAGCAAGTGTCTGTGTAAAATAACAGCATTGGGGTAGGGACCATTCTACCCTAGAAGAAAAACAGGATAGCTACCAGTACAAGCCTCTAGCTCTGATTAATCTCTGCATTAGAAAAATACAACCTATTTTTTCTCTCAGGTATATGATTAAGATAAAAGCACAATAATATTGTTGTCATTTTCTTTCACATATCCGATGATTTGTAGGTACAAATTTAATGCAACAAGAATGACGAACAACAAAATacgttttgtttttatttgtagaCAATAAATTACAtggatttcttttattttaacatCGTAGTATGATAAAGAAATAGACTCTTAATTCTGCTGGATAATAATTAAACAATCATTTACTAATCATGCACAGTTTTTACACCTCGTCCTTGAGATTGACATATTTCTCCAATCTCTCCATCTCTTTCTGCGCTGTTTCAATTTGTCTCTGGACCCTTTCCTTATCTCTGTTGTCTTGTGCCCTCTTCTGCTTGTATACTTGGATTTTTTCTTGGGTTCCtaaagtttgaaaaataaatcaaattttgaataatCTAAAAGAAGTAGAAATTGCATTTCTATAATTTTCACACTGTTGTTGAAACAATCAAATACCTCGCCATCTTTCAAAGTCCTCCTCCTTTTGGCCGTTTATTATGCGAGTTGGTGGAAGCTTGGAATTCTCAGAGGCGCCGAATGTCACATTGAAGGCCATTCCTCCTTTCGCTTCGAACAATTCCTCAGTCACCACGGACCTTTGCACTAACTTGTATGCCTCTATTTCCTCTGATTCGGAGACACCCACCTTGTTATTTTTCGACAAACAACTTTGAAAAACACCCATTATCGCCTCTGTGTGTATAAGTTGTGTTGCAACTCAACGGAGAAGACAATAACGactactgtgacgtcataataagagaattcatta is a window from the Ostrea edulis chromosome 5, xbOstEdul1.1, whole genome shotgun sequence genome containing:
- the LOC125651078 gene encoding uncharacterized protein LOC125651078 codes for the protein MGVFQSCLSKNNKVGVSESEEIEAYKLVQRSVVTEELFEAKGGMAFNVTFGASENSKLPPTRIINGQKEEDFERWRGTQEKIQVYKQKRAQDNRDKERVQRQIETAQKEMERLEKYVNLKDEV